In the genome of Campylobacter sp. MG1, one region contains:
- a CDS encoding epoxyqueuosine reductase QueH, which produces MLVHICCSVDSHFFLQELRKLMPDEELIGYFYDPNIHPFSEYELRYFDVARSCKKLGIKLIKGEYDYAEWFNYVKGYENEPERGKRCSKCFDFRMQSSVEMALKLGQKTFTTTLLCSPKKDLEQLRVSMQEALKGTDLEFFCVDFRKDGGTQRQLKLAKDDLLYHQNYCGCIYGLAQQKSEEHLIKELSSSIYKNQILPGSIEEKLQFFKKVVRLESKNKQFSIIREKFLNYRLLFAKISSENKILPSFVLFYSHFNTRKIKFNLENNNDIIFCNKDEICIINFKKANEFFKFNNFQDFIKNPPSIQKQINFRKRIFNSHNLSPIIIVENIPSKIEIIAKSIIFQDSKFILKCNER; this is translated from the coding sequence ATGCTAGTTCATATTTGTTGTAGCGTTGATTCGCACTTTTTTTTGCAAGAATTAAGAAAATTAATGCCTGATGAAGAACTCATCGGGTATTTTTATGACCCAAATATTCATCCTTTTAGCGAATATGAATTAAGATATTTTGATGTAGCAAGGTCTTGTAAAAAGCTTGGTATTAAGCTAATTAAAGGTGAATATGATTATGCTGAATGGTTTAATTATGTAAAAGGCTATGAAAATGAGCCTGAGCGTGGGAAGAGATGTTCTAAATGTTTTGATTTTAGAATGCAAAGCTCTGTTGAAATGGCTTTAAAATTAGGGCAAAAAACATTTACAACCACACTTTTATGCTCTCCTAAAAAAGATTTAGAACAATTAAGAGTATCTATGCAAGAAGCTTTAAAAGGGACTGATTTAGAGTTTTTTTGCGTTGATTTTAGAAAAGATGGTGGAACTCAAAGGCAATTAAAATTAGCAAAAGATGATTTATTGTATCATCAAAATTATTGTGGCTGTATTTACGGCTTAGCTCAACAAAAAAGCGAAGAGCATTTAATAAAAGAATTAAGCTCAAGTATATATAAAAATCAAATTCTACCTGGCTCAATAGAAGAAAAATTGCAATTTTTTAAAAAAGTCGTAAGATTAGAAAGCAAAAATAAACAATTTAGCATTATTAGAGAAAAGTTTTTAAATTATCGTTTGTTGTTTGCTAAAATTTCTAGCGAAAATAAAATTTTACCATCATTTGTTTTGTTTTATTCTCATTTCAATACTCGCAAAATAAAATTTAATCTAGAAAATAACAATGACATAATATTTTGCAATAAAGATGAAATTTGTATAATAAATTTTAAAAAAGCTAACGAATTTTTTAAATTTAATAATTTTCAAGATTTTATTAAAAATCCTCCTAGCATACAAAAACAAATAAACTTTAGAAAAAGAATATTTAATTCTCATAATTTAAGTCCTATAATAATAGTAGAAAATATCCCAAGTAAAATAGAAATAATAGCAAAAAGTATTATTTTTCAAGATAGTAAATTTATTTTAAAATGTAACGAAAGGTAA
- a CDS encoding cation:proton antiporter: MELGSSDLRILLFISFVVFSSPYIAKTTRLPILAVEIILGAIAGAFHIITKTQAFELASHIGFCYLMFIAGLEVSLRDFTKLKKQELKQIFIFYVILYFLSTMLALSLNLNLIIAIIIPAMSVGLISILFKEFDKTPKWLNFTMVYAALGELITIILVTLVNSFSSSNNLNEVLISVFSIIFFLFAFMIIYYICNAIFWWLPWLKEILMPDYDKAEKNVRLSLALWMLAVALMLYFGFEIALGAFLAGMFISSFFGHKKDLEHKLSSLGQPFLIPIFFVYVGLSIDFSLINLKLLLLALGIVFFMALFRIISSFVFYKEYKFQCILIALSSCMPLTLLIAIATLGQRLNLIDNVLYLALVLASLLEALIFMWLIPKISLLFETPNKKIN; encoded by the coding sequence ATGGAACTAGGCTCTAGTGATTTACGTATATTATTATTCATATCATTTGTAGTTTTTAGCTCTCCTTACATAGCAAAAACTACAAGACTTCCGATACTAGCAGTTGAGATAATACTAGGGGCTATTGCTGGAGCTTTTCATATAATTACAAAAACACAAGCATTTGAATTAGCATCTCATATAGGTTTTTGTTATCTTATGTTTATAGCTGGACTTGAAGTTAGTCTGCGTGATTTTACAAAGCTAAAAAAACAAGAACTAAAACAAATTTTTATTTTTTATGTAATTTTATATTTTTTATCAACAATGTTAGCATTAAGTCTAAATTTAAATTTAATAATTGCGATAATAATACCGGCTATGAGTGTTGGCTTAATTAGTATTTTATTTAAAGAATTTGATAAAACTCCAAAATGGTTAAATTTCACAATGGTATATGCAGCATTAGGGGAATTAATTACGATAATATTAGTAACTCTAGTAAATAGTTTTTCATCCTCTAATAATTTAAATGAAGTATTAATTTCTGTATTTTCAATAATATTCTTTTTATTTGCATTTATGATAATTTATTATATCTGCAATGCCATTTTTTGGTGGTTGCCTTGGCTTAAAGAAATTTTAATGCCTGATTATGACAAAGCTGAAAAAAATGTTAGACTAAGCCTTGCATTATGGATGCTAGCTGTTGCATTAATGTTATATTTTGGATTTGAGATTGCTCTAGGTGCATTTTTAGCTGGTATGTTTATATCTAGTTTTTTTGGGCACAAAAAAGATTTAGAACATAAATTAAGCTCATTAGGACAGCCATTCTTAATACCTATATTTTTCGTATATGTTGGACTTAGTATAGACTTTTCATTAATAAATTTAAAACTTTTATTATTAGCATTAGGAATAGTATTTTTTATGGCCTTATTTAGAATTATTTCATCATTTGTATTTTATAAAGAATATAAATTTCAATGTATTTTAATAGCGCTTAGTTCGTGTATGCCATTAACATTGCTAATAGCCATAGCTACACTAGGACAAAGGTTAAATTTGATTGATAATGTTTTATATTTAGCTTTAGTTTTAGCATCTTTATTAGAAGCTTTAATATTTATGTGGCTTATACCTAAAATTTCGTTACTATTTGAAACACCAAACAAAAAAATAAACTGA
- a CDS encoding phosphatidylglycerophosphatase A, which yields MKDKLIKFYLTFFYSGLSPFASGTCGTIAALPFAYLILFYLAKSTLIISSVAIFILSTKIIDEYEKSHNHDSKEIVIDEVAGVFLAIGLSYNNEWWHFILAFLLFRFFDITKPSVIGRVDKKVKGGLGVMLDDMLAGFFAGMLCLVIQGIYKQYI from the coding sequence ATGAAAGACAAATTAATTAAATTTTATCTAACATTTTTCTACTCTGGTCTTAGCCCATTTGCAAGTGGGACTTGTGGAACAATAGCTGCTTTACCATTTGCATATTTAATTTTATTTTATTTAGCAAAAAGCACATTAATAATTTCATCAGTTGCGATTTTCATTCTAAGCACCAAAATTATTGATGAATATGAAAAATCTCATAATCACGATTCAAAAGAAATTGTAATTGACGAAGTTGCTGGAGTATTTTTAGCAATAGGTTTAAGTTATAATAATGAATGGTGGCATTTTATTCTAGCATTTTTACTTTTTAGATTTTTTGATATCACAAAACCTAGCGTTATAGGAAGAGTTGATAAAAAAGTAAAAGGTGGTTTAGGCGTAATGCTTGATGATATGTTAGCTGGATTTTTTGCTGGTATGTTATGTCTAGTAATTCAAGGAATTTATAAACAATACATTTAA
- a CDS encoding substrate-binding periplasmic protein — MKKILLSLSLIASLNAASISVATAPNYPPYEYIEDGILKGFDVEIINEIGKRIGIEIEFKYMDFDGLIPTLKSGKVDLIGAILKKTPIRQKAVDFTIDFKQSSNYLLVKNTFNNIPTELKNCKEYSYENAKFGAELGSVQYDISKKLGENVNGYANNGVAILALQNNKIDFLCIDKSAAVKFIEKNPDLKIYCEYPDEAGQGFAVNKGNTELLEKINKALQDMLDDGTIKKIGDKYGI, encoded by the coding sequence ATGAAAAAAATTTTATTAAGTTTAAGTTTAATAGCAAGTTTAAATGCAGCCAGTATAAGTGTTGCAACTGCACCAAATTATCCCCCATATGAATATATTGAAGATGGAATTTTAAAAGGTTTTGATGTTGAAATTATAAATGAAATTGGAAAAAGAATAGGAATAGAAATTGAATTTAAATATATGGATTTTGATGGACTAATTCCTACTCTAAAATCAGGTAAAGTTGATTTAATAGGTGCGATTTTAAAAAAGACACCAATTAGACAAAAGGCAGTAGATTTTACAATTGACTTTAAACAAAGTTCTAATTATTTATTAGTAAAAAATACTTTTAACAATATCCCAACGGAATTAAAAAATTGTAAAGAATATAGCTATGAAAATGCTAAATTTGGTGCTGAACTTGGCAGTGTTCAATATGATATTAGTAAAAAATTAGGCGAAAATGTAAATGGTTATGCAAATAATGGAGTTGCGATTTTAGCTTTACAAAATAATAAAATTGATTTTTTATGTATAGATAAAAGTGCAGCCGTTAAATTTATAGAAAAAAATCCAGATTTAAAAATATATTGTGAATATCCTGATGAAGCTGGTCAAGGATTTGCTGTAAATAAAGGAAATACCGAACTTTTAGAAAAAATTAATAAAGCATTACAAGATATGTTAGATGATGGGACTATCAAAAAAATTGGTGATAAATACGGTATATAA
- a CDS encoding peptide MFS transporter, whose translation MDNSKGFLGHPKPLLSLSFVELWERFSYYGIRPMLILFMSLAIADGGFGFSPEVASSIYGIFAGSLYLAALPGGYLADKVFGQKNATLIGAIIIAFGNFLLASSCFLGNKVFFVGLLFIVLGTGLFKTCASVMVGMLYPKGDSKRDSGFTIFYMGINIGSFIAPIICGAVKEKYGYHLGFAISGVGMLISTLLYYFHTLPEFKKYANHHKFESGFDTPQGDKRKPILYLSMSLFLIAFISFLAFFEFININPVYIAKNMIIGIIVISILYFLYLYFLAGLSNKDRKKLIIFIMLFIASAFFWSCFEQKPTSFNLFAKHYTNHTILGYEFPIEWFQSINPFTIIIFAPIISYFWIYMARKNREIDSFVKFSLGLILSALAFFIMYLAAKLVISTNSSVSPIYLISCFWVLSIAELCLSPVGLSIMSQIAPSKISSSVMGLWFVSVSLGNVVAGIVGGKVKADNVAQLPDIFMQFIIALIIVASVILISRKWVLKLLKD comes from the coding sequence ATGGATAATTCTAAGGGTTTTTTAGGGCACCCAAAACCATTATTAAGCTTATCTTTTGTTGAGTTGTGGGAAAGATTTTCATATTACGGAATTCGTCCTATGTTAATACTTTTTATGTCTTTAGCTATAGCTGATGGTGGATTTGGTTTTAGTCCTGAAGTGGCATCTAGTATATATGGTATATTTGCTGGGTCTTTATATTTAGCTGCACTACCTGGTGGGTATTTAGCCGATAAAGTTTTTGGGCAAAAAAATGCTACATTAATAGGTGCTATAATTATTGCATTTGGAAATTTTTTATTAGCCTCATCGTGTTTTTTAGGCAATAAAGTATTTTTCGTAGGGCTTTTATTTATAGTATTAGGTACTGGACTTTTTAAAACTTGTGCTAGTGTTATGGTAGGAATGCTTTATCCTAAAGGCGATTCTAAAAGAGATAGCGGCTTTACTATTTTTTATATGGGGATTAATATAGGCTCTTTTATAGCTCCTATAATTTGTGGTGCAGTTAAGGAAAAATACGGTTATCATTTAGGTTTTGCTATTAGTGGAGTAGGAATGCTTATTTCAACTCTTTTATATTATTTTCATACTTTGCCTGAATTTAAAAAATACGCTAATCATCATAAATTTGAATCAGGATTTGATACCCCACAAGGAGATAAAAGAAAACCTATTTTATACTTGAGTATGTCTTTATTTTTAATTGCTTTTATAAGTTTTTTAGCATTTTTTGAATTTATTAATATAAATCCTGTTTATATAGCAAAAAATATGATTATAGGAATTATTGTGATTAGTATTTTATATTTTTTATATCTATATTTTTTAGCTGGATTATCAAATAAGGATAGAAAAAAATTAATAATTTTTATAATGTTATTTATAGCGTCGGCATTTTTTTGGTCGTGTTTTGAACAAAAGCCAACATCTTTTAATTTATTTGCAAAACATTACACAAATCACACCATATTAGGCTATGAATTTCCGATAGAATGGTTTCAATCAATCAACCCATTTACTATTATAATATTTGCACCGATAATTAGCTATTTTTGGATTTATATGGCTAGAAAAAATCGTGAGATAGATAGTTTTGTTAAATTTTCTTTAGGATTAATTCTTTCAGCACTTGCATTTTTTATAATGTATTTAGCTGCAAAATTAGTAATTAGCACAAATTCTAGTGTATCGCCAATTTATTTAATATCTTGTTTTTGGGTTTTATCTATAGCTGAATTATGTCTTAGTCCTGTGGGATTATCAATTATGAGCCAAATAGCACCTAGTAAAATTTCATCATCTGTTATGGGATTATGGTTTGTTTCTGTATCATTAGGTAATGTTGTAGCTGGTATAGTAGGTGGTAAGGTAAAGGCTGATAATGTAGCGCAATTACCTGATATTTTTATGCAATTTATAATAGCTTTAATTATAGTAGCTAGTGTAATTTTAATATCTAGAAAATGGGTGTTAAAATTATTAAAGGATTGA
- a CDS encoding aminopeptidase P family protein codes for MSIYKERIKKLQELIKFNDLDFYIVLSSDPHASEYLPDFYKTRAKLSGFSGSAGTLIVSQNEAFLFTDGRYFLQASKQLEGSDIKLCKTADYFSFLSDYKNAKIGIDYSVLMHNIYLKLSDNFNLVNIDLASEILENSEIITNEIYKQDDKFISLSASEKILKIKKIMREKNINHHIISSLDDIAYITNLRGSDVLYNPVFLSYLIISDDNCVLFVNEKKLNSNVKIYLQNQGIIVKDYCEILNYSNCLNGNILLDYEKTSTKLALNLQGNLINDINPSVFLKSCKNEIEIENIKQAHIQDGVALVRFFMDFEKRIGSGEKLNECDIDTLITNERAKHNLYISNSFSTIAGFNENAALPHYRAIKGSAKQISKDGILLIDSGAQYQNGTTDITRVIAIGKVSDEVVNDYTLVLKSHIAMSSLIHKEDVLMPLLDVMARSILWEKGLDYMHGTGHGVGYFLNVHEGPQVLSYLTNIHMKMKVKKGMLTSIEPGLYKYNQYGIRLENLVLSMPYLSTEYGEFLKFESVTLYPFELNLINLNMLDEKEKLWLNSYHEKVFKTLSPYLNDNEKYWLENKTKKIN; via the coding sequence ATGAGTATTTATAAAGAAAGAATTAAAAAATTACAAGAATTAATCAAATTTAATGATTTAGATTTTTATATAGTTTTAAGTTCTGACCCACACGCTAGTGAATATTTGCCCGATTTTTATAAAACTAGAGCGAAATTAAGTGGCTTTAGTGGTTCGGCTGGGACACTTATAGTTTCTCAAAATGAAGCATTTTTATTTACTGACGGAAGATATTTTTTACAGGCTAGTAAGCAATTAGAAGGAAGTGATATTAAACTTTGCAAAACTGCTGATTATTTTTCTTTTTTATCTGATTATAAAAATGCAAAAATAGGTATAGATTATTCTGTTTTAATGCATAATATTTATTTAAAATTAAGTGATAATTTTAATTTAGTTAATATTGATTTGGCTAGTGAAATTTTAGAAAATAGTGAAATCATTACAAATGAAATTTATAAACAAGATGATAAATTTATAAGCCTTAGTGCTAGTGAAAAAATATTAAAAATTAAAAAAATTATGCGAGAAAAAAATATAAATCATCACATAATATCAAGTCTTGATGATATAGCTTATATTACAAATTTGCGTGGTAGTGATGTATTGTATAATCCTGTATTTTTATCATATTTAATTATAAGTGATGATAATTGTGTTTTGTTTGTAAATGAGAAAAAATTAAATAGCAATGTTAAAATTTATTTGCAAAACCAAGGAATTATTGTAAAAGATTATTGTGAGATTTTGAATTATTCTAATTGTCTGAATGGAAATATTTTACTTGATTATGAAAAAACTTCTACGAAATTAGCATTGAATTTACAAGGAAATTTAATCAATGATATTAATCCTAGTGTGTTTTTGAAATCATGTAAAAATGAAATAGAAATAGAAAATATAAAACAAGCACATATTCAAGATGGAGTTGCTTTAGTTAGATTTTTTATGGATTTTGAAAAAAGAATTGGTAGTGGTGAAAAATTAAATGAATGCGATATTGATACTTTAATTACTAATGAAAGAGCAAAACATAATTTATATATTAGTAATTCTTTTTCTACTATAGCAGGTTTTAATGAAAATGCAGCATTACCACACTATAGAGCAATAAAGGGTAGTGCAAAACAAATTTCAAAAGATGGTATATTATTAATAGATAGTGGAGCGCAGTACCAAAATGGAACTACTGATATTACTAGGGTTATAGCTATTGGTAAGGTTAGTGATGAGGTGGTAAATGATTATACTTTAGTTTTAAAATCTCACATAGCTATGAGTTCTTTAATACACAAAGAAGATGTTTTAATGCCTTTATTAGATGTTATGGCTAGAAGTATTTTATGGGAAAAAGGACTTGATTATATGCACGGAACTGGTCATGGGGTTGGGTATTTTTTAAATGTTCATGAAGGTCCTCAAGTTTTATCATATCTTACGAATATTCATATGAAAATGAAGGTAAAAAAAGGTATGTTAACCTCTATAGAGCCAGGGCTTTATAAGTATAATCAATATGGTATAAGATTAGAAAATTTAGTATTATCAATGCCTTATTTAAGCACAGAATATGGTGAATTTTTAAAATTTGAAAGTGTAACTTTATATCCTTTTGAATTAAATTTAATAAATTTAAATATGCTTGATGAGAAAGAAAAATTATGGCTAAATTCTTATCATGAAAAAGTATTTAAAACATTAAGTCCATATTTAAATGACAATGAGAAATATTGGCTAGAAAATAAAACAAAAAAGATTAATTAG
- a CDS encoding citrate synthase, translating to MEKAKLIFEGKEHEFDVLEGTRGAKSINFSSLYAKTGAFSYDEGLTSTATCKSSITYIDGEKGELRHRGYPIEWLAENKKFLDVVHLLLHKELPSPERFEAFRYELKKRSFIHEGMHKLFDAFPDNAHPMAVLQAAVAALATFYPDHLNMDKHEDFMEMAARVIAKIPTIAASAYRYKNGFPMAYPNLDRGFTENFLYMLRTYPYEHVNLRPIEVKALDTVLMLHADHEQNASTSVVRSVGSTHAHPYSCISSAIGALWGHAHGGANEGVIRMLEMIGTPDRVDEFIKRAKDKNDPFRLMGFGHRVYKNFDPRSKVLKKLRDELIDEIGIDANFVKVATKIEEIALNDDYFVSRGLYPNVDFHSGLILKALGIPNEMFAVIFVVGRTPGWISQLIEQKETPLKIVRPRQIYIGK from the coding sequence ATGGAAAAAGCAAAATTAATTTTTGAAGGTAAAGAACACGAATTTGACGTGTTAGAAGGAACTCGTGGTGCAAAATCAATTAATTTTTCATCATTATATGCAAAAACTGGTGCATTCTCTTATGATGAAGGATTAACTAGCACAGCAACTTGTAAATCAAGTATTACTTATATTGATGGTGAAAAAGGTGAATTAAGACATCGTGGCTACCCTATTGAATGGCTTGCAGAAAACAAAAAATTCTTAGATGTAGTGCATTTATTATTACATAAAGAATTACCAAGTCCTGAAAGATTTGAAGCATTTAGATACGAACTTAAAAAAAGAAGTTTTATTCATGAAGGTATGCATAAACTTTTTGATGCTTTCCCTGATAATGCCCATCCTATGGCTGTTTTACAAGCGGCTGTTGCAGCACTTGCTACGTTTTATCCTGATCATTTAAATATGGATAAACATGAAGATTTTATGGAAATGGCTGCAAGAGTTATTGCAAAAATCCCAACAATAGCAGCGAGTGCATATCGTTATAAAAACGGCTTTCCTATGGCATACCCAAATTTAGATAGAGGATTTACTGAAAACTTCTTATATATGTTAAGAACCTATCCATACGAGCATGTAAATCTAAGACCTATTGAGGTAAAAGCACTTGATACAGTTTTAATGCTTCATGCTGATCACGAACAAAATGCAAGTACAAGTGTAGTTCGTTCAGTTGGTAGTACTCACGCTCACCCATATAGTTGCATTAGTTCAGCTATCGGTGCATTATGGGGACATGCACACGGAGGTGCTAATGAAGGTGTTATTAGAATGCTAGAAATGATAGGTACACCTGATAGAGTTGATGAATTTATAAAAAGAGCAAAAGATAAGAATGATCCATTTAGACTAATGGGATTTGGACATAGAGTTTATAAAAACTTTGACCCTCGTTCAAAAGTTCTTAAAAAATTAAGAGATGAATTAATTGATGAGATAGGAATAGATGCAAATTTCGTAAAAGTTGCGACTAAAATTGAAGAAATTGCATTAAATGATGATTATTTTGTAAGTCGTGGATTATATCCGAATGTTGATTTTCATAGTGGCTTAATCCTAAAAGCTCTAGGAATTCCAAATGAAATGTTCGCTGTAATTTTCGTAGTAGGTAGAACTCCAGGTTGGATTTCACAATTAATAGAACAAAAAGAAACTCCATTAAAAATAGTTCGCCCAAGACAAATTTATATCGGAAAATAA
- a CDS encoding c-type cytochrome — translation MKKILLSLTTFSLLGTCAYASDGAALFKTCATCHGKQAEKSALNKSKIIADFSEEEIIKSLKGYQDDTYGGASKALMKPNVKKLNDDDIKALASYIVSLKK, via the coding sequence ATGAAAAAAATTTTATTAAGTTTAACGACTTTTTCGTTATTAGGTACTTGTGCTTATGCTAGTGATGGTGCTGCTTTATTTAAAACCTGTGCTACTTGTCATGGAAAACAAGCAGAAAAATCAGCGTTAAATAAAAGTAAGATAATAGCTGATTTTAGTGAAGAAGAAATAATTAAGTCATTAAAAGGTTATCAAGATGATACTTATGGTGGAGCAAGCAAGGCATTAATGAAACCTAATGTAAAAAAATTAAATGATGATGATATTAAAGCTTTAGCATCTTATATAGTTTCTTTAAAAAAATAA